From Dermochelys coriacea isolate rDerCor1 chromosome 15, rDerCor1.pri.v4, whole genome shotgun sequence, a single genomic window includes:
- the LOC119843834 gene encoding uncharacterized protein LOC119843834 — protein MTTAKPKRLKFSEEEKFLILEEFSLRKDILIPKSGRYKNTMDRQRAWEEITAAVNSLSPLVQRTPDEIRKKWHNMVIDARKELTTVKHPLLRQRPQERLFHNIFALFNKTGPEVAEPLLLGPGFRTKPSSSLAGTAVPLCAAEGMRESSSDLFLHSQNDGLRLSQGNKLLCKMEVLSDTDKEMTPGTGCPGKSFIHVPGDPQPSDLCLGGSQESVEKRLLGPSKDPLLTCAPGAETHPVPIHRTTSPPSHGTEVPAPGRTPVSLNCSPDFALTYKIKCPLSPVFEWPCLGVISSPVTQSSRTDSPSSEGIHTAMDDNASASVTEDSLPSQRGCVGPAKELWETHSRLHTEILELQRETLQLQKEKILLEKEKLLLEIVKLRRELDT, from the exons ATGACCACAGCCAAGCCAAAAAGACTCAAGTTTTCCGAAGAAGAGAAGTTCCTCATCCTTGAAGAATTCAGCTTGCGCAAGGACATCTTGATCCCCAAGAGCGGGCGCTACAAGAACACGATGGACCGTCAGCGAGCGTGGGAAGAGATCACTGCCGCTGTCAACTCCCTCAGCCCGCTTGTGCAGCGCACGCCTGACGAGATCCGCAAGAAGTGGCACAACATGGTCATTGACGCCCGCAAGGAGCTGACCACAGTGAAACACCCTTTGTTGAGGCAGCGGCCCCAGGAGAGGCTCTTCCACAACATCTTTGCTCTCTTCAATAAGACAGGGCCGGAGGTGGCAGAACCATTGCTTCTGGGCCCTGGTTTCAGAACGAAGCCgtccagcagcctggctggaaCCGCAGTGCCTCTCTGCGCAGCGGAGGGGATGCGGGAGTCTTCGTCAGACTTATTCCTCCACAGCCAGAACGATGGACTTCGGCTGAGCCAGggaaacaaactgctctgcaaaaTGGAGGTCCTTTCGGACACAGACAAAGAAATGACACCAGGGACCGGCTGTCCTGGAAAGAGTTTCATCCATGTGCCAGGGGACCCGCAGCCCAGCGATTTATGCTTGGGTGGATCTCAAGAGAGTGTGGAAAAGAGACTGTTGGGCCCCAGTAAGGATCCACTGCTGACCTGTGCGCCCGGAGCTGAGACACATCCTGTGCCAATTCACAGGACTACCTCGCCACCGAGCCATGGAACTGAGGTGCCTGCTCCTGGCAGGACTCCGGTGTCCCTCAACTGCTCCCCAGACTTTGCACTGACCTATAAGATCAAGTGCCCTTTGAGCCCTGTGTTCGAATGGCCTTGCCTAGGGGTCATTTCAAGCCCAGTCACACAAAGCAGCAGGACTGACAGCCCCAGCTCCGAAGGCATCCACACAGCAATGGATGATAACG CAAGCGCCTCTGTGACCGAAGATTCGCTGCCCAGCCAGAGGGGTTGTGTCGGGCCAGCCAAGGAGCTTTGGGAGACACACAGCCGGCTGCACACAGAGATCctggagctgcagagagagaccTTGCAGCTGCAGAAGGAAAAGATCCTGCTGGAGAAAGAGAAACTCTTACTGGAAATTGTCAAACTGCGGCGAGAGCTGGACACGTGA